ACCCAGGCGTTCGTTCATGGCGCGCTCGGCGTTCACCGCCAGCAAGGTGTCGGGGTCGGTCAGGGCGCCCAGCAGTCCGGCCACCCGTGCATCGCCCAGGCGCGATTCCACGGCGATGGCGCCCTGCCCGGGTGCGGGCAGCCAGTCGGGGCTGGCCAGCCGCGTGGTGATGCGATGGGCCATACCCAGGCGCTCCACGCCCGCGCAGGCCAGGATGATCGCGTCGTAGTGGCCTTCGTCCAGTTTCGCCAGCCGCGTGTTGACGTTGCCGCGAAGGTCGAGCAGTTGCAGGTCGCCCCGTACCGCGCGCAGCTGGGCCTGCCGGCGCAGCGACGAGGTGCCCACGCGCGCGCCGTTGGGCAGGTCGGCCAGCGTCGCGTAGTGGTTGCTGATGAAGGCGTCGGCCGCATCCGCGCGCGGCAGGATGGCCGACAACTCGAAACCCGGCTCCAGCGCAGCCGGCACGTCCTTGAGCGAATGCACCGCGATGTCCGCGCGGCCGTCCTGCATCGCCACTTCCAGCTCCTTGAGGAACAGGCCCTTGCCGCCGATGGTGGCCAGCGAGCGGTCGAGGATCTCGTCGCCGCGCGTGGACAGCGGCACCAGCTCCACCACGAGTCCCGGGTGCGCCTGACGCAGGAGGCCGGCCACGTGTTCGGCCTGCCACAGGGCCAGAGCGCTCTTGCGCGTGGCGATACGAAGCGGTGGGGTCATGGGGTCCTGGCGGCGGCTCGGGCGAAACGGTGATTGTCCCGCAAACCGCCGTCGCGTGCAGCGCGACGGGGTGTCACGCCGGATGCTCAGCCGTCGTCGGCTCGCAGCAACTGGCGCACGGCGGGCAGGTTGCGCCGGCTGACTTCCGGGGTCACCTCCGTGCCCGCCAGACGCGCCAGCACGCGCCCGTCGGCCAGCGACTTCAGGCCCAGCAGGCGCGTGCGCGGCACCAGGCAGTTGCGATGCAGGCGGACCAGGCGGTCGGGGTGCGCGATCTCCAGCTGGCGCAGCGACTCGTCGATCAGCCACATGCCCGTCGCGTGGTGCACCTCGACGTATTTGTCGTCGGCAAGCAGGTACAGCACATCGCCCAGTGCTACCCGTACTTCATCGTTGCCGCTGCGTGCGCGTAGCCAGGCCCCGCGCGTGGGTGGCGATGCCTGGGGGCGGCGCGCGGCGGCGCGGTCCAGCGCGTCGCCCAGTCGCTCGGCGCGCACCGGCTTGAGCAGGTAGTCGGTGGCGCCGAGATCGAAGGCGCTCACGGCGTGCTGTTCGTAGGCGGTACAGAAGATCACCTGAGGCCGGTTGGCCATGGCCGCCAGCTGCCGGGCCACGGCCGTGCCGGACAGGCCGGGCATCTCCACGTCCAGCAGCACCACGTCGGGCCGCAGCGCCAGGCAGGCGTCGAGCGTGGCATCGCCGTCGGCGGACTCGCCGACGATCTCGACCTCGCCACGCGCCGCCAGCAACACCCTCAGGCGCGCACGGGCCAGCGGCTCGTCATCGGCGATCAGGACGCGCATGCACCGGGCTCCGGGTGGAAAGCGTCGATGCTATCAGCGTCGCCGGCGACGCA
This DNA window, taken from Luteibacter sp. 9135, encodes the following:
- a CDS encoding LytR/AlgR family response regulator transcription factor; translated protein: MRVLIADDEPLARARLRVLLAARGEVEIVGESADGDATLDACLALRPDVVLLDVEMPGLSGTAVARQLAAMANRPQVIFCTAYEQHAVSAFDLGATDYLLKPVRAERLGDALDRAAARRPQASPPTRGAWLRARSGNDEVRVALGDVLYLLADDKYVEVHHATGMWLIDESLRQLEIAHPDRLVRLHRNCLVPRTRLLGLKSLADGRVLARLAGTEVTPEVSRRNLPAVRQLLRADDG
- the hemC gene encoding hydroxymethylbilane synthase, with the protein product MTPPLRIATRKSALALWQAEHVAGLLRQAHPGLVVELVPLSTRGDEILDRSLATIGGKGLFLKELEVAMQDGRADIAVHSLKDVPAALEPGFELSAILPRADAADAFISNHYATLADLPNGARVGTSSLRRQAQLRAVRGDLQLLDLRGNVNTRLAKLDEGHYDAIILACAGVERLGMAHRITTRLASPDWLPAPGQGAIAVESRLGDARVAGLLGALTDPDTLLAVNAERAMNERLGGSCAVAIGAWCVVAEYGLTLHGMVGDALTGELLHAQADSTTDDPVTLGHQVAAMLLDQGAAALLQPQR